GCAGTTCGATTGAGAATGCGGAGAATGGGATCGCACAAACGCCCGTTTTACAGGCTTGTTGCGGCAGATACACGGTATCAGCGGGATGGAAGGTTCCTGGAAATCCTTGGATATTACGATCCTAAACCTGCGCCGTACACATTCCAGGTTGACAGTGAAAAGGTGATGGCGTGGCTTCAAAAAGGCGCACTCATGTCCCCGACTGTGGAAAGCCTCTTACGGAAAGAGGGGATTGTGCAGGCCTATCATCTGGAAAAGGCAGGTGCAGGAAAATCCCGGGAGAATGCGCCTGTGGCAGGTGAAAGTGTCGAGAACGCTCAGTAACTTCGTGGGCGGGAACGGAGAAAAATCCGTTTCCATCGGCCGTGCGATAAAATCCCGCGGCCTGGGGGGCGAACTGTGGATAGAGCCGCTCACTGATGTTCCTGCTCGTTTCGAAAAACTCGAATCGGTGATCATGGAGAAACCCGACGGCGCATTGCTTTTGTTCGAGGTGGAAGAGGCGAGAATCCAGGGTAACGGGGTAATCCTGAAACTCAGGGGAGTTGAT
The sequence above is a segment of the Candidatus Latescibacter sp. genome. Coding sequences within it:
- the rpsP gene encoding 30S ribosomal protein S16 → MAVRLRMRRMGSHKRPFYRLVAADTRYQRDGRFLEILGYYDPKPAPYTFQVDSEKVMAWLQKGALMSPTVESLLRKEGIVQAYHLEKAGAGKSRENAPVAGESVENAQ